From Zhongshania aliphaticivorans, one genomic window encodes:
- a CDS encoding dihydrodipicolinate synthase family protein, translated as MINGSIVDLIIPTASDGSPDYETVETLIDWHIDNGSAALLIGSATGQHSEFNNEERGELLKRAIWQSDGRIVVIANLDTRDPDGFFELARAADEFGADAGLLTLPTSMGLSQVDLFEYVRELAEFAKLPLILRDDFSHPNLLSPTTLPKLAEIEGIIGLINDSSEPTPEDNINISELPSGFALYAGHNTDACQWVLAGYQGGISLVGNIAPALVNDMISAAQQNNRALAMSLNDRLRPLTQALMTDPSANSVTWALTEMGSIPEGGHPPSLPQSSDYAQLRRALRTAQVII; from the coding sequence ATGATCAATGGCAGTATTGTCGACCTAATCATCCCCACTGCTAGCGACGGTTCACCCGATTACGAAACCGTGGAAACCTTGATTGATTGGCATATAGACAATGGCAGTGCCGCGCTTCTTATTGGCAGCGCGACGGGTCAGCATTCTGAGTTCAATAATGAGGAACGCGGTGAACTACTAAAACGCGCAATTTGGCAATCTGACGGTCGCATTGTGGTAATCGCTAACCTCGACACAAGAGACCCTGACGGCTTTTTTGAGCTTGCTCGCGCGGCGGATGAATTTGGTGCCGACGCGGGTCTTCTCACGCTACCCACGTCGATGGGCTTATCACAAGTCGATTTGTTCGAATATGTACGCGAGCTCGCGGAATTTGCGAAATTACCGTTAATTCTTCGCGATGATTTCAGTCATCCCAATTTACTATCGCCCACCACGCTGCCGAAGCTAGCCGAAATCGAGGGCATTATTGGCTTAATCAATGATTCATCGGAGCCGACACCAGAAGACAATATTAATATTTCCGAGCTGCCATCTGGCTTTGCACTTTACGCCGGTCACAACACTGATGCCTGCCAATGGGTTTTAGCCGGTTATCAGGGCGGTATTTCACTGGTCGGAAACATTGCCCCCGCCCTTGTTAACGATATGATTAGTGCGGCGCAACAAAATAACCGGGCGCTCGCCATGAGCCTTAACGACCGTTTGCGGCCCTTGACTCAGGCACTAATGACAGACCCCAGCGCTAACTCTGTAACATGGGCTCTGACCGAGATGGGCTCCATACCCGAAGGCGGACACCCCCCAAGCCTCCCCCAATCGAGTGACTACGCACAGCTACGCCGCGCCCTGCGCACAGCCCAAGTTATAATTTAA
- a CDS encoding TonB-dependent receptor, protein MISRQALPGKGFITLLVLSALNCSDLHAASGTLEEVLVTARKRSESMQDIPIAVSAISAEDLRDRGISNTSELTKSVPSLEIRKGQANQIYIRGIGERTGFARVDPTVGVYLDDLFLPRSDGQLLDTVDIRSIQVLRGPQGTLFGKNTTGGAMVVSLLKPDDSDDAYLELGLGNYSMNRLKAGINVPINDHFYSRAAINITKDAGYLEDIGPSGNTPSNDRQSLLLQTRWEPDENFTLDTQAFLGKIREMMTGTTCSLPNENALYYKGLWVAHSGDTDPSNPRAFKENCESNSRARLGDLKTNLGDAPRLTKDLDTLLLAATAEWQLSESLNLKTVLGLRGEKEGPIHASDPDGGPALWSSYMNTEDSDRRSYSFEIQLNGDAMGQRLRYTAGLFAMQESNTENFSISNAFRGIDSQTLAEIAASTNPTQPLPGGTVPLVGFIGAPLVVSDFDLENSTGAIFAQVSFDITELLEVTLGYRVTAERRHSELSTTEADMDAIGQQLTTGGPFGAASNIAVFGPGASGFYPYLGPLRWLDDPVGLANQIFTDADGDALIDYPLDPDSKRTEMREETFSQSTPMLSLAYNLPDNWLDSSPLNSAMVYATWSRGFKSGFFEPRGVDGLQRVEPEVVTNHEFGFKIDAFDRSVRLNGAVYAMDFEDQQLIAVGADSAQNVVVVFGNAGQSEIRGGELELLWLPSVQLQINASLSLNNYRYTDFSELDLQGAILGRQDIVDRRNETFPVSPDKSAAVGVQYSWSGDYGSLISRLDLSYKSEIFYGFDPASYAAFKRDAKSAGQPAYQLLDARLSWQNPEGDLSVSAWVKNLSDERYRIGVVAVADSSGVYNEGWGEPRMFGIDLRQEF, encoded by the coding sequence GTGATTAGCCGACAAGCATTACCCGGCAAGGGTTTCATCACACTGTTAGTGCTGAGCGCGCTGAACTGCAGCGACCTCCACGCCGCCAGCGGCACGCTTGAAGAAGTACTCGTTACCGCCCGAAAACGCAGTGAAAGCATGCAAGACATCCCTATTGCCGTAAGTGCAATTAGCGCTGAAGACCTTCGAGACCGGGGTATAAGCAACACCAGCGAACTCACTAAATCCGTTCCCAGCTTAGAAATTCGCAAAGGCCAAGCCAACCAGATTTATATACGTGGTATTGGCGAGCGCACCGGCTTTGCCCGGGTAGACCCCACTGTGGGCGTCTACCTTGACGACTTATTCTTGCCGCGCTCCGACGGCCAACTGCTCGATACCGTTGATATTCGCAGTATTCAGGTTCTACGTGGCCCCCAGGGCACACTATTTGGTAAAAACACCACCGGCGGCGCAATGGTTGTCAGCCTACTTAAACCCGATGACAGCGACGACGCCTATCTCGAATTAGGACTCGGTAACTATTCGATGAACCGGCTAAAAGCGGGTATCAACGTCCCCATCAACGATCATTTTTATAGCCGCGCAGCCATCAATATCACTAAAGATGCAGGCTATCTCGAAGATATCGGCCCCAGCGGGAACACGCCGAGTAACGACCGCCAATCTCTGTTACTGCAAACACGCTGGGAACCAGATGAAAACTTCACCCTCGATACCCAAGCCTTTCTCGGTAAAATTCGCGAAATGATGACCGGCACCACCTGTAGCCTGCCTAATGAGAATGCGCTGTATTACAAAGGCCTTTGGGTTGCTCACAGCGGCGACACCGATCCGTCTAACCCGCGCGCGTTCAAGGAAAACTGCGAGTCTAACTCCCGCGCGCGCCTTGGCGACCTAAAGACCAACCTCGGGGACGCGCCTCGGCTAACCAAAGATCTAGACACCCTGTTACTGGCCGCAACCGCCGAATGGCAGTTATCTGAGTCGCTCAATCTTAAAACCGTGTTGGGCCTGAGGGGCGAAAAAGAAGGCCCCATCCACGCCAGCGACCCAGACGGCGGCCCAGCGCTGTGGAGTAGCTACATGAATACTGAGGATAGCGACCGGCGCTCTTACAGCTTTGAAATTCAGCTGAATGGCGACGCCATGGGGCAGCGTTTACGCTACACCGCAGGTTTGTTCGCCATGCAAGAAAGCAATACCGAGAATTTCTCAATCTCCAATGCCTTTCGCGGCATAGACAGCCAAACCCTCGCCGAGATCGCCGCCAGCACCAATCCAACGCAACCGCTACCCGGCGGAACGGTTCCACTTGTTGGCTTTATCGGCGCGCCCTTGGTGGTATCTGATTTTGATCTGGAAAACAGCACTGGCGCAATATTCGCCCAAGTGTCTTTCGATATTACGGAGCTACTCGAGGTCACCCTCGGTTATCGCGTTACCGCTGAGCGCCGTCACTCCGAGCTCAGCACCACCGAAGCGGATATGGACGCGATTGGTCAGCAGCTAACTACTGGCGGCCCGTTTGGCGCGGCAAGCAATATTGCGGTCTTTGGCCCCGGCGCCTCGGGCTTTTATCCCTACTTGGGGCCGTTGCGCTGGCTCGATGACCCCGTCGGCCTCGCCAACCAAATTTTTACCGACGCAGATGGCGACGCATTGATCGACTACCCGCTAGACCCCGATTCCAAACGCACGGAAATGCGTGAAGAAACCTTTAGCCAAAGCACGCCTATGCTGTCATTGGCTTACAACCTACCTGACAATTGGCTAGACAGTAGCCCCCTGAACAGTGCGATGGTGTACGCAACCTGGAGCCGCGGTTTCAAATCTGGCTTTTTCGAGCCTCGAGGCGTTGACGGCTTACAGCGCGTAGAACCAGAAGTGGTGACCAACCACGAGTTCGGTTTCAAGATCGACGCCTTTGACCGCAGCGTTCGTTTAAATGGCGCGGTGTACGCTATGGACTTTGAAGATCAGCAGCTCATCGCCGTTGGCGCCGACTCGGCCCAAAACGTGGTGGTGGTATTTGGCAACGCCGGTCAATCTGAAATTCGCGGCGGCGAGTTAGAACTACTTTGGTTACCGAGTGTTCAGCTACAGATTAACGCCAGTCTAAGCCTCAACAATTATCGCTACACAGACTTCAGCGAACTGGACTTACAAGGCGCTATTCTCGGCAGACAAGACATCGTCGACCGTCGCAACGAAACCTTCCCGGTATCGCCAGACAAATCGGCTGCGGTTGGTGTGCAATATAGTTGGTCTGGAGACTACGGCTCACTTATCTCACGACTCGATCTTAGCTATAAAAGCGAGATTTTCTACGGCTTCGATCCCGCGTCTTACGCCGCCTTTAAACGCGACGCCAAATCCGCTGGTCAACCCGCCTATCAACTGCTGGATGCTCGTCTTAGCTGGCAAAACCCAGAAGGTGATCTGAGTGTCTCGGCATGGGTTAAAAACCTTAGTGACGAGCGCTACCGAATCGGTGTAGTTGCCGTAGCGGACTCGTCTGGGGTTTACAACGAAGGTTGGGGCGAACCTCGTATGTTTGGCATTGATTTGCGCCAAGAGTTTTAA
- a CDS encoding GFA family protein — translation MKSRGSCLCGEVAFEFTGDFQKFFLCHCEYCRKGSGSAHGANLFGRGGELLWLRGKDSVSAFALPNTQHQRSFCSVCGSALPYILSSKDVVVVPAGSLDGDVALMPQAHLFTGSKANWDNALEAIQCFAGFPN, via the coding sequence ATGAAAAGCCGAGGTTCTTGTCTCTGTGGTGAAGTCGCCTTTGAATTTACTGGTGACTTCCAAAAATTCTTTCTCTGTCATTGCGAGTATTGTCGTAAAGGTTCTGGCTCCGCTCATGGGGCTAATCTATTTGGCCGTGGGGGAGAATTGCTATGGTTGCGTGGTAAAGACAGCGTATCCGCTTTTGCCTTGCCAAATACCCAGCATCAGCGCAGCTTCTGTTCCGTCTGTGGTTCGGCGCTGCCCTATATTTTAAGTAGCAAGGACGTGGTTGTTGTTCCTGCGGGTAGTTTAGACGGTGATGTCGCGCTTATGCCCCAAGCTCACCTTTTTACGGGGAGCAAGGCAAATTGGGATAATGCGCTAGAAGCGATTCAGTGCTTTGCGGGATTTCCGAACTAA
- a CDS encoding nitroreductase/quinone reductase family protein has protein sequence MSDIKLPDYLPSWMSDHVNAYLNDGEAAHLWDASLGGGKGMLTTLLLTTRGRKSGKALIIPLIYRPTGDGGYCVIASKGGAPAHPAWFLNLQANQDITVKVANEEFKARAKVAAGEERTRLWNLMADYFAPYATYQAATDREIPVLVFYPA, from the coding sequence ATGAGCGATATTAAACTGCCAGATTATTTACCATCGTGGATGAGCGATCATGTGAATGCCTATCTTAACGATGGTGAGGCGGCTCATCTGTGGGATGCGAGCTTGGGTGGCGGCAAGGGGATGTTAACTACCCTGTTGCTGACGACTAGGGGTCGGAAGTCAGGAAAGGCCTTAATTATCCCGCTAATTTACCGGCCAACGGGCGATGGCGGCTATTGTGTAATCGCCTCGAAGGGCGGCGCGCCCGCACACCCCGCGTGGTTTTTAAATCTGCAAGCGAATCAAGATATCACTGTAAAAGTGGCTAATGAGGAGTTTAAAGCGCGTGCGAAGGTCGCCGCAGGTGAGGAGCGCACACGGCTTTGGAATTTGATGGCAGACTACTTTGCGCCCTACGCTACCTATCAGGCGGCAACTGATCGTGAAATTCCGGTGCTTGTGTTTTATCCGGCCTAA
- a CDS encoding type 1 glutamine amidotransferase domain-containing protein has product MKKILIPVTNHTTLGDTDQANGTYSPELTHALQVFLAAGLDYDIASIKGGKAPLYGTDIEGDSVNEAILNNEEFQNRINNTLPVSQVNIADYAAVFYPGGFGLLSDLATNEDFAKLSAKHYESGGVLAAVCHGPAALLPITLSTGERLLASKSVTGFTREEEIDYGTIADVPFLLEESLARSAARYSKVQPWGVFVIEADRVITGQNPASAHAVGAALVRQLA; this is encoded by the coding sequence ATGAAGAAAATACTGATTCCCGTGACAAACCACACAACATTAGGCGACACAGATCAAGCCAATGGCACGTATTCACCCGAGCTTACGCATGCGCTACAGGTATTTTTGGCGGCGGGACTAGACTACGATATCGCATCGATTAAAGGCGGTAAGGCGCCGTTATACGGAACCGATATTGAGGGCGACAGCGTTAACGAGGCGATTCTAAACAATGAAGAGTTTCAAAACCGGATCAACAACACACTACCAGTCTCGCAGGTAAATATTGCGGACTACGCTGCGGTGTTTTATCCCGGTGGATTTGGCTTGCTGTCGGATTTAGCCACCAACGAAGACTTTGCAAAGCTCAGCGCTAAACATTATGAGAGTGGCGGTGTATTGGCGGCGGTATGTCACGGCCCCGCGGCCTTGCTGCCAATTACATTAAGCACGGGTGAAAGATTGTTAGCCAGCAAATCGGTAACGGGCTTTACACGCGAGGAAGAAATTGATTACGGAACAATTGCTGATGTTCCCTTTCTATTGGAAGAGTCTCTGGCACGCAGCGCAGCCCGTTACAGCAAAGTTCAGCCCTGGGGTGTGTTCGTTATTGAAGCAGATCGAGTGATCACCGGACAGAACCCAGCAAGCGCCCATGCGGTTGGCGCAGCGCTCGTTAGACAGCTGGCTTAA